The Leucobacter viscericola genome includes a window with the following:
- the pcaC gene encoding 4-carboxymuconolactone decarboxylase has protein sequence MSGGQGNGLSDAERYERGMVVRREVLSDAHVDRANESITEFTGDFQDFITRTAWGDIWSRPELDRRSRSVAVLTAMIALGHHDEFEMHVRAARRNGLTVAEIKEVILQAGLYCGVPAANTAFKLAERVLRDLGDVR, from the coding sequence GTGAGCGGTGGCCAGGGCAATGGATTGAGCGATGCCGAGCGCTACGAACGCGGCATGGTCGTGCGGCGCGAGGTGCTCTCCGACGCCCACGTGGATCGTGCAAACGAGTCGATCACCGAGTTCACCGGCGACTTTCAAGACTTCATCACCCGCACGGCCTGGGGTGACATCTGGTCGCGGCCCGAGCTGGATCGCCGCTCGCGCTCCGTCGCCGTGCTCACCGCGATGATCGCGCTCGGCCACCATGACGAGTTTGAGATGCACGTGCGCGCCGCGAGGCGGAACGGGCTCACGGTTGCCGAGATCAAAGAGGTCATTCTGCAGGCGGGCCTCTACTGCGGTGTTCCCGCGGCCAACACGGCGTTCAAGCTCGCGGAGCGAGTGCTGCGCGACCTTGGTGATGTGCGGTGA
- a CDS encoding IclR family transcriptional regulator domain-containing protein codes for MAEAVGEESAGDFVQSLARGLTVIRSFDAENPELSLSEVARRAEISPAAARRFLRTLETLGYVRSDGKRFALTPRVLELGFSYLSALSLPEIMQPHLEKLSRAVDESVSAAVLASAEIVYVARVPTRRIMSVGITIGTRFPAYATSMGRVLLAELPTAEVAAILNGHELHQLTKRTLNEVPAITEELARVRAQGWAIVDGELEVGLRSAAVPVRGRDGRVAAAVNISMSASRDSVEYLREHHLPLLLETAAAIEADLRLI; via the coding sequence ATGGCTGAGGCAGTGGGTGAAGAGAGCGCTGGAGATTTTGTGCAGTCGCTCGCCCGCGGTCTCACGGTCATTCGCTCGTTCGACGCCGAGAACCCCGAGCTGAGCCTCAGCGAGGTTGCCAGACGCGCGGAGATTTCGCCCGCCGCTGCTCGCCGCTTTTTGCGCACCCTCGAAACGCTCGGGTACGTGCGCAGCGACGGGAAGCGGTTTGCGCTGACGCCGCGCGTGCTTGAGCTGGGTTTTAGTTATCTTTCGGCGCTGTCGCTGCCGGAGATCATGCAGCCGCACCTCGAAAAGCTGTCTCGCGCTGTTGACGAGTCCGTTTCGGCGGCGGTGCTTGCGAGCGCCGAGATTGTGTATGTCGCGCGCGTTCCTACGCGGCGCATTATGTCGGTTGGCATCACGATCGGCACGAGGTTTCCTGCGTACGCCACGAGCATGGGTCGTGTGCTGCTCGCAGAGCTGCCGACCGCCGAGGTCGCCGCGATCCTCAACGGCCACGAACTGCACCAGCTCACGAAGCGCACCCTCAACGAGGTGCCCGCGATTACCGAGGAGCTGGCGCGCGTGCGCGCTCAGGGTTGGGCGATCGTTGATGGTGAACTTGAGGTCGGCTTGCGCTCGGCTGCGGTGCCCGTGCGCGGGCGCGACGGTCGGGTCGCTGCCGCAGTCAATATTTCGATGAGCGCGAGTCGCGATTCGGTTGAGTATCTTCGAGAGCACCACCTTCCGCTGCTGCTCGAGACGGCCGCGGCCATTGAGGCCGATCTGCGCCTGATCTAA
- a CDS encoding 3-oxoacid CoA-transferase subunit B — MTTRISRQELAARIAADIPEGSIVNLGIGAPTLVADALPSEREIILHTENGMLGMGPAPEPGRVDPDLINAGKQAVTALPGAAYFHHADSFGMMRGGHLDVCVLGAFQVAENGDLANWSTGAEGAIPAVGGAMDLAIGAKDVYVMTDLLTKQGGSKLVTECSYPLTGVGCVSRVYTDHAVFDVTPEGFAVRELFGDNTLEELRELTGLALHDATATAVAR; from the coding sequence ATGACCACCAGAATCAGCAGGCAAGAGCTCGCGGCTCGCATCGCCGCCGACATTCCCGAGGGTTCGATCGTGAACCTCGGGATCGGCGCGCCGACACTCGTGGCCGACGCGCTTCCGAGCGAGCGCGAGATCATTCTGCACACCGAAAACGGCATGCTTGGCATGGGTCCCGCGCCCGAGCCGGGCCGCGTTGATCCCGATCTGATCAACGCTGGAAAGCAGGCAGTCACCGCCCTGCCGGGTGCCGCATACTTCCATCACGCCGATTCCTTTGGCATGATGCGCGGCGGACACCTCGACGTGTGTGTGCTCGGGGCCTTTCAGGTCGCGGAAAACGGCGACTTGGCGAACTGGTCAACGGGTGCCGAGGGCGCGATTCCCGCGGTCGGCGGCGCGATGGATCTCGCGATCGGGGCAAAAGACGTCTACGTGATGACCGACCTGCTCACGAAACAGGGCGGGTCGAAGCTTGTGACGGAGTGCAGCTATCCGCTCACGGGTGTCGGCTGTGTGTCGCGGGTCTACACCGATCACGCCGTGTTTGATGTCACACCCGAGGGCTTTGCCGTGCGCGAGCTGTTTGGTGACAACACCCTTGAAGAGCTGCGAGAGCTCACCGGTCTGGCTCTGCACGATGCGACAGCGACGGCGGTGGCACGATGA
- a CDS encoding lyase family protein: MPTDPAAADTASFADVGLLSPVTLGHDSEVGDDEVLGALIAAEVALTRAWAAVGVAPQSVADVVSEALGWNGSGRPCVQHGVALHRLAAAAVAGGNPVIPLVGELRARVPEDVRAWVHRGATSQDMLDSALMLIAHRAVASALADLRATEEELVQFAADHRDEVAAARTLTQHAVPTTLGLRAAGWARGVARAVQRLEATAHELPAQLAGAGGTLASFVQIGGEAAARELPAAFAAELGLAAPAAPWHTQRWPVTELGDALAQATDALGVIAADVATLSRTEIAELAEGEGGGSSAMPQKQNPARAILIRSAALRAPQLAATLHAAAALAVDERPDGAWHAEWPTLRELLRLALGASANAKQLVGGLRVNDAAMQHNLGLSRGLIVAERLSLVLGPVLGADRVRQIVAAAGAGADLSELLLAEPAIAEAGIDIAELLDPSKYTGLAGQYVDSLAR; the protein is encoded by the coding sequence TTGCCTACTGACCCCGCCGCTGCAGACACCGCATCGTTCGCCGACGTCGGACTCCTGTCGCCCGTCACGCTCGGGCACGACTCCGAAGTCGGTGACGATGAGGTGCTGGGAGCGCTGATCGCTGCGGAGGTTGCGCTTACCCGCGCCTGGGCTGCCGTCGGTGTTGCCCCGCAGAGCGTGGCAGACGTGGTTTCTGAAGCCCTGGGGTGGAACGGGTCGGGACGACCGTGCGTGCAGCACGGCGTAGCCTTGCACCGTCTCGCGGCGGCGGCCGTGGCCGGGGGTAACCCCGTCATCCCGCTCGTGGGCGAGCTGCGTGCGAGGGTGCCCGAAGACGTTCGTGCCTGGGTTCATCGGGGTGCGACGAGCCAAGACATGCTCGATTCCGCCCTCATGCTGATTGCCCACCGCGCGGTTGCCAGTGCGCTCGCCGATCTGCGCGCTACCGAAGAAGAACTTGTGCAGTTTGCCGCGGATCACCGCGACGAGGTTGCCGCAGCCCGCACGCTGACACAGCACGCCGTGCCAACGACCCTTGGACTGCGTGCGGCGGGCTGGGCGCGCGGAGTCGCGCGCGCGGTCCAGCGCCTTGAGGCCACGGCGCACGAACTGCCAGCGCAACTCGCGGGAGCGGGCGGCACCCTTGCCTCGTTCGTGCAGATCGGCGGAGAAGCGGCCGCCCGGGAGTTGCCCGCGGCCTTCGCAGCGGAGCTCGGCCTTGCCGCTCCAGCCGCCCCGTGGCACACGCAGCGCTGGCCGGTCACCGAACTCGGTGATGCGCTGGCGCAGGCGACGGACGCGCTCGGCGTGATCGCCGCAGACGTGGCTACCCTGAGTCGAACCGAGATTGCGGAGCTGGCCGAGGGGGAGGGCGGCGGATCCTCCGCAATGCCTCAGAAGCAAAACCCCGCGCGCGCGATCCTGATCCGCTCGGCTGCCCTGCGTGCCCCTCAGCTCGCCGCAACGCTGCACGCGGCCGCCGCGCTCGCCGTCGATGAACGCCCCGACGGTGCCTGGCACGCAGAATGGCCAACGTTGCGAGAGTTGCTGCGGCTCGCCCTCGGTGCGAGTGCGAACGCCAAACAGCTCGTCGGTGGCCTGCGGGTCAACGATGCCGCGATGCAGCACAACCTCGGGCTCAGCCGCGGGTTGATTGTCGCCGAGCGGTTGTCGCTGGTGCTTGGGCCGGTGCTCGGGGCGGATCGTGTGCGCCAGATTGTGGCTGCTGCTGGCGCAGGTGCCGACCTGAGCGAGCTGCTGCTGGCCGAACCCGCAATCGCGGAGGCTGGCATAGATATCGCCGAGCTGCTTGACCCATCAAAGTACACCGGGCTTGCCGGGCAGTATGTCGATAGTCTCGCTCGCTAA
- a CDS encoding IclR family transcriptional regulator: MANSASGDSVIDRVVRILDTFSADRITQTASEIGRRSGLPSSTAHRIVDDLVASGVLERDDEHRVRLGMRLWELALRGSTALRLRQVALPHMETVQATVREHTQLAVLEQEEALFLERLSHPKAGANITRVAGRLPLHASSSGLVLLAHAGSELRERVLAAPLGAVGPGTVTDPQRLRGLLSSVRRTGVAVSPGAIEAVSTGVAVPIRESGSVVAALSVVLPRATPTEPSVAALQAAARLIEADLKAYRV; encoded by the coding sequence ATGGCCAACTCAGCAAGCGGAGACTCGGTCATCGACCGCGTCGTGCGAATACTTGACACCTTCTCGGCAGACCGCATCACCCAAACGGCGAGCGAGATAGGTCGTCGCTCGGGGCTGCCCTCTTCAACGGCGCACCGGATCGTCGACGACCTTGTGGCCTCCGGGGTGCTCGAACGAGATGACGAGCACCGGGTTCGGCTCGGCATGCGACTCTGGGAGCTTGCGCTTCGCGGGTCGACCGCCCTGCGGCTGCGCCAGGTTGCGCTGCCCCACATGGAGACCGTACAGGCCACCGTTCGTGAGCACACTCAGCTCGCGGTGCTTGAGCAAGAGGAAGCGCTGTTTCTTGAGCGGCTCTCGCACCCGAAAGCGGGGGCCAACATTACCCGTGTTGCCGGTCGGCTCCCGCTGCACGCGTCCTCGTCGGGGCTTGTGCTGCTCGCGCACGCCGGGTCAGAGCTCCGCGAGCGTGTTCTTGCGGCGCCACTGGGTGCGGTTGGCCCGGGCACGGTCACCGATCCACAACGCCTCAGGGGTCTGCTGAGCAGCGTTCGGCGCACGGGCGTGGCCGTTTCGCCCGGCGCAATCGAAGCGGTGTCTACGGGCGTGGCCGTGCCGATCCGCGAGTCAGGATCGGTTGTGGCCGCGCTCTCCGTCGTTCTGCCACGAGCCACCCCGACAGAACCCTCGGTGGCTGCGCTGCAGGCCGCCGCGCGGCTGATCGAAGCGGATCTCAAGGCCTATCGAGTTTAG
- a CDS encoding ATP-binding protein: protein MHRIMDTKLTLGRTYQPRIIDSALQHALNSAGAVIIEGARASGKTMTAMHAAASYAFIDDAEVQLALDVAPAAVLEGRAPRLLDEWQLAPELWNLTRRAVDRADSTGRFILTGSAIPADDITRHTGAGRFIRLRQRTMTWSEKLDDATNRLSVAALFEGSRPTGDMSERIPLEALIENVLLPGFPAMKSFRPQQSAAQLRAYLDEVARTDVSRLVEVRHEPAIFRQLIAGLARSTASEVNYRTLASDVRTLAPTINAETISGYASILERLFIVEQQRAWSPKLRSRARLRTSSKLHLADPAFAAAALGAGPDQLARDLETLGLLFESAVVHDLMVFASALGGSVTHYRDSNGNEIDAIITLPDGRWGAVEVKLGGGQMNAGIASLKKAISQIDTQVVGEPSFTLVVTGTGGILTATDGTVVCPLHALAP, encoded by the coding sequence ATGCATAGGATTATGGATACGAAACTAACACTAGGTCGCACCTACCAACCGCGAATCATCGATTCAGCTTTGCAACACGCTCTCAATTCCGCTGGAGCGGTGATCATCGAGGGTGCTCGCGCAAGCGGCAAGACTATGACTGCGATGCACGCGGCCGCATCCTACGCATTCATCGACGATGCAGAGGTGCAACTTGCACTTGATGTGGCACCCGCTGCCGTGCTTGAGGGACGCGCTCCTCGTCTACTCGATGAATGGCAGCTCGCCCCTGAACTATGGAACTTGACCCGCCGAGCCGTCGACAGAGCCGACTCCACTGGCCGCTTCATACTCACCGGCTCCGCAATACCAGCAGACGACATCACGCGGCATACTGGGGCCGGTAGATTCATCAGACTGCGACAGCGCACAATGACGTGGTCAGAAAAACTCGATGACGCCACAAACCGACTCAGCGTCGCCGCACTATTTGAGGGTTCTCGCCCCACTGGCGATATGTCCGAGAGAATTCCCCTCGAAGCACTCATCGAAAATGTATTGCTGCCAGGCTTCCCTGCAATGAAGTCATTTAGGCCTCAACAATCTGCGGCCCAGCTACGAGCCTACCTCGATGAGGTTGCTCGCACCGATGTGTCGCGTTTGGTAGAAGTCCGACACGAACCCGCAATTTTCCGACAGCTCATCGCGGGCCTCGCACGTTCAACCGCTTCCGAAGTAAACTACCGCACCTTGGCTTCAGACGTTCGGACACTCGCGCCCACAATCAATGCTGAAACGATTAGCGGATACGCATCCATCCTTGAACGACTATTTATAGTTGAGCAGCAACGAGCTTGGTCCCCAAAACTACGCTCGAGAGCCAGGCTACGAACCTCCTCGAAACTCCATCTAGCGGATCCAGCCTTTGCCGCTGCCGCACTCGGCGCTGGGCCAGACCAACTCGCACGTGATCTGGAAACGCTCGGCTTGCTGTTCGAAAGCGCCGTCGTGCACGACCTCATGGTCTTTGCGTCGGCACTGGGTGGAAGCGTGACTCACTACCGCGACTCAAACGGCAACGAGATCGACGCAATCATCACTTTGCCAGATGGTCGCTGGGGTGCCGTGGAGGTCAAACTTGGCGGCGGGCAGATGAACGCGGGAATCGCATCGCTCAAGAAAGCAATAAGCCAGATTGATACCCAGGTTGTCGGAGAGCCCTCGTTCACACTCGTGGTCACAGGCACGGGCGGGATCCTCACAGCCACTGATGGAACTGTTGTCTGCCCTCTACACGCTCTCGCGCCCTAA
- a CDS encoding 4-hydroxybenzoate 3-monooxygenase: MTTERTPVAIVGAGPAGLLLSHLLAAAGIESIVVDSRSRSEIEQTIRAGILEQGTVEVLDAIPGSRARTVGQRHDGIELHFAGESHRVDFAELLGRSVWLYPQHEVLKDLIAARLDAGQDLRFGVTIDRLEDTDSNTPRLVGTDAEGATVNIVADFVVGADGSRSVVRPTITGPSSNNYFREYPFAWFGILCEAPPSSDELIYSNSPNGFALISQRSDAVQRMYFQCDPQTDVNAMSEAQLWDTLQARVPGTTLKEGPIFQRDVLRFRSFVAHELRRGRTALVGDAAHTVPPTGAKGMNLAVADVLLLNQALQALLLRGDERPLDAYAETALKRIWKAQHFSWWMTNMLHLSPEASDFDRLRQLGELRSVVDSEAGQRYLAEAYTGWPLATSL, translated from the coding sequence ATGACCACCGAACGCACCCCGGTCGCCATCGTTGGAGCGGGCCCCGCCGGGCTCCTCCTCTCTCACCTGCTTGCAGCAGCGGGTATCGAATCCATCGTGGTCGACAGTCGCAGCCGAAGCGAGATCGAGCAGACAATTCGCGCGGGCATTCTGGAACAGGGCACCGTCGAGGTGCTCGATGCGATCCCGGGCAGCCGCGCCCGCACCGTCGGGCAGCGGCACGACGGGATCGAGCTTCACTTTGCGGGTGAGAGCCACCGCGTCGACTTTGCGGAACTTCTCGGGCGCAGCGTCTGGCTGTATCCCCAGCACGAGGTGCTCAAGGATCTCATTGCTGCGCGGTTAGACGCGGGTCAGGATCTCCGCTTTGGTGTCACCATCGATCGTCTCGAAGACACCGATTCCAACACACCGCGCCTCGTCGGCACGGACGCGGAGGGTGCGACGGTCAACATCGTCGCCGACTTCGTGGTGGGGGCCGATGGGTCGCGCAGCGTCGTGCGCCCAACAATCACGGGCCCCTCGAGCAACAACTACTTCCGGGAGTACCCATTCGCCTGGTTCGGGATCCTGTGCGAGGCTCCACCGAGCTCAGACGAACTCATCTACAGCAACTCGCCGAACGGGTTCGCGCTCATCAGCCAGCGCTCCGACGCGGTGCAGCGCATGTACTTCCAGTGTGATCCACAAACAGACGTCAATGCGATGAGCGAGGCGCAACTGTGGGACACACTCCAGGCCCGGGTGCCCGGCACCACACTCAAAGAGGGTCCCATCTTTCAGCGCGACGTTCTTCGGTTCCGCAGCTTCGTGGCACACGAGCTGCGCCGCGGTCGCACCGCGCTCGTTGGTGATGCCGCGCACACCGTGCCCCCGACCGGAGCCAAGGGCATGAACCTTGCTGTCGCCGACGTGCTGCTGCTCAACCAGGCACTGCAGGCACTTCTGCTGCGCGGGGATGAGCGCCCACTCGACGCCTACGCGGAGACCGCACTCAAGCGCATCTGGAAGGCGCAGCACTTTTCGTGGTGGATGACCAACATGCTGCACCTCTCACCAGAGGCGAGCGACTTCGACCGGCTGCGGCAGCTCGGCGAGCTCCGCTCCGTTGTGGATTCCGAGGCGGGCCAGCGATACCTGGCTGAGGCCTACACAGGCTGGCCCCTCGCCACATCTCTGTAG
- a CDS encoding thiolase family protein produces the protein MSGTFIYDAVRTPFGRAGGALSGVRPDDLAATVMRATVERTGVDPARIADVIFGDANQAGEDNRNVARFGALLAGFPTTVTGVTVNRLCASSLEAVIQGSRAIESGDAEVVLAGGVESMSRAPFVVEKSAKPWPAVGNQTMWNTAIGWRMMNRALPTHWTISNGEAAEKTAREWGISREAQDQFAVLSHRLAAEAWAAGVYDAEIVQVAGASLDRDEGIRESTVEKLASLKPLFAADGTVTAGNASSINDGASAVLLGAEGAVPGEPLARITGRAVHGVDPDLFPTAPIEAANKALARAGKTWADVDFVELNEAFASQSLACLAGWPELDPAKLNIHGGALAMGHPLGASGGRIIGHAAHELARRGSGVAVVAICIGVGQGLAVVLER, from the coding sequence ATGAGCGGCACTTTTATTTACGACGCAGTGCGCACCCCCTTCGGTCGCGCGGGCGGGGCGCTCTCTGGCGTGCGCCCCGACGACCTCGCCGCGACCGTGATGCGGGCGACGGTCGAGCGAACCGGGGTTGATCCCGCGAGGATCGCCGACGTCATCTTTGGTGACGCGAACCAGGCCGGAGAAGACAACCGCAACGTGGCCCGCTTCGGCGCGCTGCTCGCTGGCTTTCCCACGACCGTCACCGGCGTGACGGTCAACCGCCTGTGCGCTTCTTCGCTCGAGGCGGTGATTCAGGGGTCGCGCGCGATCGAATCGGGTGACGCCGAGGTGGTGCTGGCCGGCGGCGTTGAGTCGATGAGCCGCGCGCCGTTTGTGGTCGAGAAGTCCGCGAAACCGTGGCCTGCCGTCGGCAATCAGACGATGTGGAACACCGCGATCGGGTGGCGCATGATGAACCGCGCGCTGCCCACCCACTGGACCATTTCGAACGGCGAGGCCGCCGAGAAGACCGCGCGCGAGTGGGGCATATCGCGCGAGGCTCAGGATCAGTTTGCCGTGCTCTCGCATCGCCTCGCCGCGGAGGCGTGGGCTGCCGGGGTCTACGACGCCGAGATTGTGCAGGTTGCGGGAGCGTCGCTCGATCGAGATGAGGGCATCCGTGAGAGCACGGTGGAAAAGCTCGCGAGTCTGAAGCCCCTCTTCGCGGCGGACGGCACCGTGACGGCGGGTAACGCCTCGTCGATTAACGATGGTGCATCGGCCGTGCTGCTCGGAGCCGAGGGTGCCGTTCCGGGCGAACCACTCGCACGCATTACGGGGCGGGCCGTGCACGGCGTGGATCCTGACCTCTTTCCTACCGCCCCCATCGAGGCCGCAAATAAGGCCCTGGCGCGAGCGGGCAAAACCTGGGCCGACGTTGACTTTGTCGAGCTCAACGAGGCCTTTGCCTCGCAGTCGCTCGCGTGCCTCGCGGGCTGGCCCGAGCTCGACCCCGCAAAGCTCAACATTCACGGCGGTGCGCTCGCGATGGGGCACCCGCTGGGGGCGTCTGGCGGGCGCATCATCGGCCACGCGGCGCACGAACTCGCGCGGCGAGGATCGGGTGTCGCGGTCGTTGCGATCTGCATCGGCGTCGGGCAGGGACTCGCGGTGGTGCTCGAACGATAG
- a CDS encoding alpha/beta fold hydrolase, with amino-acid sequence MTVPEVTFTVPVGPEGRPLVVLGHSLGTGPLIWERVVPVLAERYRVSLLALPGHDAAAVPSEPFTMEELATAVANGTRDLASGPALYAGVSIGGALGLTLALHHSDVFAGAAIIASAASLGSAEHWGARAAKVREQSTSSLVISSAQAWFAPDSIANEPEMTGRILRVLQGVSDEGYARCAEALGGYDLRDRLGEIRIPILAMGGEFDGVAPEDRQDEMVAGVPNARKVIIEGAAHQPPAEQADAVSAALLEFFGEVAA; translated from the coding sequence ATGACCGTTCCTGAAGTTACCTTCACTGTTCCAGTTGGCCCCGAGGGGCGACCGCTTGTTGTTCTCGGTCACTCGCTCGGCACCGGCCCGCTGATCTGGGAGCGCGTTGTTCCCGTGCTGGCAGAGCGCTACCGGGTGAGCCTGCTGGCGCTGCCCGGCCACGATGCCGCCGCTGTTCCCAGCGAGCCATTCACGATGGAAGAGCTCGCGACTGCGGTTGCGAACGGTACGCGGGATCTCGCGAGCGGGCCCGCGCTGTACGCGGGGGTGTCGATTGGCGGTGCCCTCGGACTGACCCTCGCGCTGCATCACTCAGACGTGTTTGCGGGGGCCGCGATTATCGCCTCAGCCGCCTCGCTCGGCAGCGCGGAGCACTGGGGCGCGCGTGCCGCGAAGGTGCGCGAGCAGTCGACCTCTTCACTTGTTATCTCGTCGGCGCAGGCCTGGTTCGCCCCCGACTCGATCGCAAACGAGCCGGAGATGACCGGCCGTATTCTGCGAGTGTTGCAGGGCGTCTCCGACGAGGGGTACGCGCGCTGCGCCGAAGCGCTTGGCGGGTACGATCTGCGGGATCGGCTTGGCGAGATCCGCATCCCGATTCTCGCGATGGGAGGCGAGTTTGACGGGGTTGCCCCGGAGGATCGTCAGGACGAGATGGTGGCGGGCGTGCCAAACGCCCGCAAGGTGATCATTGAGGGTGCGGCGCACCAGCCGCCCGCCGAGCAGGCCGACGCCGTGAGTGCCGCGCTGCTCGAGTTCTTTGGGGAGGTGGCGGCGTGA
- a CDS encoding MFS transporter yields MNQGTKTARGLSWPVVLCWITIMLDGFDLVVLGTVIPTLNGTGELGFNPAASTFVATIGLVGVGLGAILIGPIADSRGRRMPLLVCVALFSVATLAIAWSPNVAAFGVFRFLAGLGLGACLPTVLAYMSEFTPAERSGRGTTLTMTGYHVGAVLTALLALVVIPDWRMMFVIGGIAGLIVLPIIALKLPESESFLLARERTAAGHEDPPAASTATKTLLRSPYALISIGICVASFMGLLLVYGLNTWLPEIMRKAGYDLGQGLTLLLLLNVGAVVGLVLAGSLADRNGTKKITLVWFGLAALFLAALSIRLDGMLLVYIAVFITGIFVFSAQVLVYAYVSQLYPVQAKGTALGMAAGVGRAGAISGPFILGTLVTAGIAYPWGFYAFSAAAVIAVIAIAFLPKNAPTIKAQSEAPVKTQPEAHEPAESAV; encoded by the coding sequence ATGAATCAAGGTACAAAGACGGCGCGTGGACTCAGCTGGCCGGTGGTGCTGTGCTGGATCACGATCATGCTTGACGGGTTTGACCTGGTCGTTCTCGGAACGGTCATTCCGACACTGAACGGTACGGGCGAGCTCGGCTTCAACCCGGCCGCTTCCACGTTTGTCGCAACCATCGGGCTGGTGGGCGTTGGGCTCGGGGCGATCCTCATCGGTCCTATCGCAGACAGCAGGGGGCGTCGTATGCCGCTGCTCGTGTGTGTGGCGCTCTTTTCTGTCGCGACCCTGGCCATTGCGTGGTCACCAAATGTCGCGGCGTTTGGCGTCTTCCGTTTTCTCGCCGGGTTAGGGCTTGGTGCGTGCCTGCCGACGGTGCTCGCCTACATGAGCGAGTTCACCCCCGCCGAGCGCAGCGGCAGGGGCACCACCCTGACGATGACCGGCTACCACGTCGGGGCGGTACTCACGGCGCTGCTCGCCCTCGTGGTCATTCCCGACTGGCGCATGATGTTTGTGATCGGCGGGATCGCCGGCCTCATTGTGCTCCCGATTATCGCGCTTAAGCTACCCGAGTCGGAGTCGTTTTTGCTCGCTCGCGAGCGCACTGCCGCAGGACACGAGGATCCGCCAGCGGCCTCCACCGCAACGAAGACGCTGCTGCGCAGCCCCTACGCGCTGATCAGCATCGGCATCTGCGTCGCGTCGTTTATGGGACTGCTGCTGGTCTACGGACTCAACACCTGGTTGCCCGAGATCATGCGTAAGGCCGGCTACGACCTTGGCCAGGGACTCACACTCTTGCTGCTGTTGAATGTTGGTGCCGTCGTTGGGCTCGTTCTTGCGGGCAGTCTCGCCGATCGCAACGGCACCAAAAAGATCACCCTGGTTTGGTTCGGCCTCGCCGCCCTGTTTCTCGCAGCGCTCAGCATCCGGCTTGACGGCATGCTGCTGGTCTACATTGCGGTCTTCATCACCGGCATTTTTGTCTTCTCGGCGCAGGTGCTTGTGTACGCCTACGTGAGCCAGCTGTATCCGGTGCAGGCGAAGGGTACGGCCCTCGGCATGGCGGCCGGTGTCGGGCGCGCAGGCGCGATCAGCGGGCCGTTTATTCTTGGCACGCTGGTGACGGCCGGGATCGCCTACCCGTGGGGGTTCTACGCCTTTTCGGCCGCCGCGGTGATCGCGGTGATTGCCATCGCGTTCCTGCCGAAAAACGCTCCGACTATCAAGGCGCAGTCGGAGGCACCCGTGAAGACGCAGCCAGAAGCGCACGAACCGGCGGAGTCCGCCGTCTAG
- a CDS encoding 3-oxoacid CoA-transferase subunit A has protein sequence MIDKTVSSVEAAVAGIPDGATVMIGGFGRAGQPVELIDALIASGASDLTIVNNNAGNGDTGLAALLAKRRVKKIICSFPRQSDSWVFDGLYREGAIELELVPQGNLAERIRAAGAGIGGFFTPTGVGTQLAEGKETREIDGRLYALEYPIKADFALISARAADRWGNLVYRETARNFGPIMATAAATTIAQVDHLVDLGALDPESVVTPGIFVDRVVAVGERRWLSGDEFVGGVDLEGQPLTGEAETAR, from the coding sequence GTGATCGATAAAACCGTATCGTCCGTCGAAGCTGCGGTTGCAGGGATCCCGGACGGGGCAACGGTGATGATCGGCGGTTTCGGTCGTGCCGGCCAGCCGGTTGAACTCATTGACGCCCTTATCGCCAGCGGTGCGAGTGATCTCACGATTGTGAACAACAACGCGGGTAACGGTGACACCGGTCTCGCCGCGCTGCTCGCGAAGCGGCGCGTGAAGAAGATCATCTGCTCCTTCCCGCGCCAGTCTGACTCGTGGGTGTTTGACGGCCTCTACCGCGAGGGTGCGATTGAGCTTGAGTTAGTGCCGCAGGGCAACCTGGCCGAGCGGATCCGCGCTGCGGGCGCTGGTATTGGCGGGTTCTTCACGCCGACCGGCGTCGGGACCCAGCTTGCGGAGGGTAAGGAAACCCGCGAGATCGACGGGCGCCTGTATGCGCTCGAGTATCCGATCAAGGCCGACTTCGCGCTGATCAGCGCGCGTGCGGCCGACCGCTGGGGCAACCTTGTGTACCGCGAGACGGCTCGCAACTTCGGGCCGATCATGGCCACGGCGGCCGCCACGACGATCGCTCAGGTAGACCACCTTGTCGACCTGGGTGCGCTCGATCCTGAATCCGTGGTGACCCCCGGCATCTTTGTCGATCGGGTGGTCGCGGTTGGTGAGCGTCGCTGGCTGAGCGGTGACGAGTTTGTTGGAGGGGTCGACCTTGAAGGCCAGCCCCTGACCGGAGAAGCGGAGACGGCACGATGA